CTTAATTTTTTCAACCCGTTCTTTATCGACGTCTACGCATGTGACGTCCATGCCCTTACTAGCAAAGCACACTGCCATCGTAAGGCCGACGTACCCGGAGCCGATTACACAAATTTTATGCCCCATAACTGTTTTAATCGATAATCCATGTTATGTTTAAAGCTTTCCTAGAAGAAGATCCTCAAAGATAGTTTCGCTGCATTGTAATTTTTGTTTCAGTTTATTATAAACTAAAAATGTTATATAGTTATTAGTCTTAATTAAGGCAGTTGGTCTACGTTGAAAACGGTGCTACCTGCTGCTGGACTAGGCACGCGTCTTTTACCTATAACTAAAGAGTTGCCTAAGGAAATGTTGCCGATTTTCGTTAGAAGTGTAGAAGGTGGACTTTGCTTGAAGCCAATTATTCAGGCCATCTTCGAGCAACTTTACGACTTTGGTTTTCGGGAATTCGTGATAGTAGTAGGTAGGGGTAAGAGAGCTATAGAAGATCATTTCACACCCGACAAAGGTTTCGTGGAGTTGCTCAAGACGAAGAATAAGCATAGCATGGCCGTTGAGCTTGAATCGTTTTATAATAAAATACTAACTTCTAGTATGGTGTTTGTTAATCAATCAGAACCGCGCGGCTTTGGCGATGCAGTACTAGCCGCAAGGCCAGTGGTTAGTGGTCCTTTTCTTCTTCACGCAGGGGATACTTACATAATTTCTGAAGGAAATGAACATCTCAAAAGATTGTTCGACATTCATAGAAAGTTTAGCGCTGATGCGACAATCCTTATACAAGAGGTCAAGGATCCGATGAACTACGGTGTCGTAGAAGGCAAGGAAGTTTCTGAGGGGATTATACTGGTCGAGAACCTTGAAGAGAAACCTGAAAAGCCTAAAACGAATTTAGCGATAATGCCCGTATATATTTTCGACTCTGTAATATTTAAAGCACTAGAAATTACTAAACCTGGCAAGGGTGGAGAAATACAACTTACAGATGCTATTCAAAAGCTCATCGACTGGGGTCTTAAAGTTTATGCAGTAAGACTTAAACCAGACGAACAAAAGTTGGACGTAGGAACACCACAGATGTTCTGGGAATCTTTAACGCTTTCTTACAATTATTTCAGGAAGGAGTAAAGGTATGCTAGATAAGATAGTCTCTGAAGACGTAGATTCTATAGTCGCCAGGATTGGAAAGGTTGGTGATGCTCTGAAAGCTTGTAAGATCCTCGTGACAGGTGGTGCGGGGTTCTTAGGCAGCTACGTTTGTGATGTACTAAACAGGTTAGGAGCTAATGTCGTATGTGTCGATGATTTGTCCAGCGGCAGACTAAAGAATGTAGAACACTTGTTTGAAAGTGGAAAGTTTGTTTTGATAAGAGCGGACGTGTCAAGATTCGAATCCGATGAGAAGTTTGATTATGTCCTGCATATGGCAAGCCCAGCGGTCCCAGAGGACTACCAGTCCAGACCTGTTGATACGATAAGGGCTAACTCACTAGGTACGTTAAACATGTTAGAAATTACGAGAAAAAGTGATGCGAAGATGCTCTTTACGTCTACGAGCGAAGTTTATGGTGACGCAAAAGTGTTACCGACTCCAGAGACCTATTGGGGCAATGTGAACCCAATAGGGGTCAGGAGCTGTTACGACGAGGGGAAAAGGTTTGGCGAAGCCCTTATCATGGCCTACATACGACAATATGGTTTAGATGTCAGGATTGTAAGAATATTCAACAGTTTCGGACCACGTATGAGGTCCGATGGAATATATGGTAGGGTTGTATCAAGATTTATAGATCAAGCGTTATCCGGAAAACCCATAACGGTTTACGGTACCGGGAGACAAACTAGGTCTTTCTGTTACGTTTCTGACACCATAACAGGCATATTATTGAGTATGCTTAGTGAGAGAGCTAAACATGAGGTCATAAACATAGGTAACCCGCGTGAAACGACGATACTGCAACTCGCGAGGTTAATTAAGCGCATGACCAACAGCAATTCGAAGATAGTGTTTAAAAGACTGCCTCAAGATGATCCCAAAAGACGCGTACCGGACATAAAGAAGGCAAGGAGGTTACTCGGTTGGAGACCGTACATAAAATTAGAAAAAGGGCTAGAAAGAACAATCGAGTGGTTTAAATTAAGGGGCGGTGCCTATTAATGATGCTTCCTGGCATCAAAATAAAAGATATCAACAAGTTACCGGATGAAAGAGGTTTCTTTGCCGAGTTGCTCAGAGACGATTGGCAAGACTTACTGGAAGGTGATAGAATTGTCCAAGCGAACGTTTCGTTAACGTACCCCGGCGTGATTAGGGCGTGGCATAGACATTCGAGAGGGCAAGTAGATTACTTCGTAGTTTTGCGGGGAGCGCTGAAAATAGTAGCATATGACGATGATGAAGGATCACCCACCAGAGGACAGCTTTGTGAATTAGTCTTAAGCTACGAGAGGTTTCAACTACTTCGCATACCTGGGCATTATTGGCATGGTTTTAAGGCGATAGCACCAGAACCCACACTTACGCTTTATTTCACGAACAGGCTTTATGATTACTCAAAACCAGATGAAGAAAGGAGACCTTGGAATGATCAGAGGATAATAGACCCTAGGACCGGAAAGCCTTACGATTGGAACGCACCACCACATAGGTGAGTAGTTCATGATTGTACTCCTAACAGGTGGTTTGGGGTTTATAGGTAGCCACTTAGTAAGAAGACTTGTCGCTAGCGATTGGTGTACTCATCTTATAAACCTCGATAACATGAGCTTTGGTTCGAATATAAATAACGTTAAGGATGTAGAGACAAATAGAAAATACACTTTTGTTTACGGTGATATAAGAGATTTTGAACTGGTTTCTAAATTAGTTAAAGACGTGGATGTTGTTATTAACGTCGCAGCAGAGACGCACGTAGACAGAAGCATATCGAATCCTAGAGCTTTTGTAGAAACGAATATATTGGGCACGTTTAACTTGCTCGAGGCGTGTAGACATAGCGATGTTAAACTCTTCATGCAAATTTCAACCGATGAAATTTATGGCGATGCTGCAAGTGGTAAATCGTTCAACGAAGATGATGCATTCAGGCCCAGCAGTCCGTACTCAGCAACTAAGGCGGCTGCTGATTGTCTGGTGATGGCTTATAACAGAACCTATGGGCTTAACACGATAATCACGAGGTCTACTAACAACTTTGGCCCATATCAGCATCCAGAAAAGTTCATACCTAAGACGATAATCAGAGCGGCTCTTAATCTAAAAATACCTATTTACGGCACCGGTAATCAGATTAGAGATTGGGTATATGTGGAAGACCACGTAGAGGCGGTAGAGTTGGTTCTTCTGAAAGCAAAAGGTGGGAAAATATACAATATTTCGGCAGGCAACGAAGTTAGTAATTTAGAGATCGTAAAGCAAATCCTGAATATAATGGAGAAACCTATAGACCTCATCGAGCATGTTGAAGATAGACCTGGGCACGACATGAGGTATTCACTCGACTCTTCGCTCATAAGACGCGAGTTAGGATGGATGCCAAGACATAATCTTTCCGAGGCCTTAGAAAAAACCGTGAAATGGTATATAGAAAACGAGTGGTGGTGGAGACCATTAGCGGATGAAAAAACCCTCCATCCAACACCTTGGAAACTTAGGTGGTAAACTTGAGGTTACTTGTAACTGGTGGTTCAGGTTTATTAGGCAGGCAACTCTGCCTAGAGGCCGTTAAGACGGGGCATGAAGTTTATGCAGCAGAACATGAAACAAGCGTTGACGTAGGTATTCCTGTAAAGCTCGACTTACTCAACGTATCAACTATAGAATCTGCTTACGAGAAAACGAAACCTGAAGTTGTTATTCATACGGCAGCCCTCACAGATGTAGATTTATGTGAGAAAAATCCAGAACTAGCTTTTAGAATAAATTATAACGCAACAG
This genomic stretch from Aigarchaeota archaeon harbors:
- a CDS encoding sugar phosphate nucleotidyltransferase, giving the protein MLPAAGLGTRLLPITKELPKEMLPIFVRSVEGGLCLKPIIQAIFEQLYDFGFREFVIVVGRGKRAIEDHFTPDKGFVELLKTKNKHSMAVELESFYNKILTSSMVFVNQSEPRGFGDAVLAARPVVSGPFLLHAGDTYIISEGNEHLKRLFDIHRKFSADATILIQEVKDPMNYGVVEGKEVSEGIILVENLEEKPEKPKTNLAIMPVYIFDSVIFKALEITKPGKGGEIQLTDAIQKLIDWGLKVYAVRLKPDEQKLDVGTPQMFWESLTLSYNYFRKE
- a CDS encoding SDR family oxidoreductase, whose product is MLDKIVSEDVDSIVARIGKVGDALKACKILVTGGAGFLGSYVCDVLNRLGANVVCVDDLSSGRLKNVEHLFESGKFVLIRADVSRFESDEKFDYVLHMASPAVPEDYQSRPVDTIRANSLGTLNMLEITRKSDAKMLFTSTSEVYGDAKVLPTPETYWGNVNPIGVRSCYDEGKRFGEALIMAYIRQYGLDVRIVRIFNSFGPRMRSDGIYGRVVSRFIDQALSGKPITVYGTGRQTRSFCYVSDTITGILLSMLSERAKHEVINIGNPRETTILQLARLIKRMTNSNSKIVFKRLPQDDPKRRVPDIKKARRLLGWRPYIKLEKGLERTIEWFKLRGGAY
- a CDS encoding dTDP-4-dehydrorhamnose 3,5-epimerase family protein, encoding MMLPGIKIKDINKLPDERGFFAELLRDDWQDLLEGDRIVQANVSLTYPGVIRAWHRHSRGQVDYFVVLRGALKIVAYDDDEGSPTRGQLCELVLSYERFQLLRIPGHYWHGFKAIAPEPTLTLYFTNRLYDYSKPDEERRPWNDQRIIDPRTGKPYDWNAPPHR
- the rfbB gene encoding dTDP-glucose 4,6-dehydratase, which translates into the protein MIVLLTGGLGFIGSHLVRRLVASDWCTHLINLDNMSFGSNINNVKDVETNRKYTFVYGDIRDFELVSKLVKDVDVVINVAAETHVDRSISNPRAFVETNILGTFNLLEACRHSDVKLFMQISTDEIYGDAASGKSFNEDDAFRPSSPYSATKAAADCLVMAYNRTYGLNTIITRSTNNFGPYQHPEKFIPKTIIRAALNLKIPIYGTGNQIRDWVYVEDHVEAVELVLLKAKGGKIYNISAGNEVSNLEIVKQILNIMEKPIDLIEHVEDRPGHDMRYSLDSSLIRRELGWMPRHNLSEALEKTVKWYIENEWWWRPLADEKTLHPTPWKLRW